ACTGCTAAGTTTTCGCCTGAGATCGAAATTCCGCTTGCTCCGTTTCCGGGAACACTTGGGGTAGCACGAGCAGAACCAGGACAGTATAGCACTGTTCCACCGGGACCTTATGGCGGCAACCTGGATATTCGAGATATAGTTGCTGGAACGACGCTTTATTTGCCTGTTTTTGTGGATGGGGCGCTGCTATGGACAGGAGACTCTCACGCAGCCCAGGGAAATGGCGAAATTAACCTGACTGCGTTAGAAACCGCTTTCAAAGAACTGGTGCTGAATGTCTCGGTCATTAAGGGACAAAGTCTGGAATACCCTAGAGGAGAAACGCCAACTGATTGGATTACGATTGGCATCAACGAAAGCCTTGACTTGGCGCTAGAGATGGCTAAAGCTGAAACGACGAAGTTTTTGTCAGAGCAGCGCGGAATTAGTACTGAAGACGCTGCTGCCCTAATGTCGGAGGTGTCGGATTGTCGGATTTCTCAAGTTGTCAATCGAGTGAGAGGCATTCACTGTCTTAATCCTAAAAATCTGCGGGCAGAAAAGGATGTCCAGTATCCTACTGCCAGTACAGCAGAATACTTTGTCACATCTGACCGGGGGAGCGATCTCAATCAAGTGATGGCAAATGCTTCTATGGCAATGATCGAACTGCTGCAACGGGAGAAGGGAGTTTCTCGTCTGGATGCCTACGCTCTTGCCAGTATGCGGATGGATTGCCGTCTCAGCAAGATGGATGCTGAGGAAAAGGGACTTTCCTGTTTACTGCCCAAAAGCATCTGGGTTAACGACTGATTCCCTAATTAGTCTTGTGATAAGCCTTGATTTAAGTCTTGTGTGGATCCGTTTTATATTCACACAAGACTTTCTTGCCGTTAATATAACTAGATTATGTTTGGGTTACAGCACTTACTTGGCGTATTCATACTGCTGATCTGTCTGGGGTGTTCGCAGCCAAGTTGGGCAATTCCTCTAGATCAGGGAAGTTCTGACTCTATCTCGATCGCGTCCCCTTTAACCGTGGTCACGACGACTTCCGATTTGAAGAGTTTGGTTGAGTTTGTGGGGGGCGATCGCGTTCGAGTTCGCAGCATTGCGCTTCCTGCCCAAGATCCCCACTCGTTTGAACCCAAACCCAGTAATTTTCAGCAGCTTAAAGCCGCAGATCTGGTTGTCAAAGTTGGGCTAGACCATGATTTATGGATTGATCAAATGTTGGCAGAGGTTGGCACTTCTGCGATCCGGCGAGGGGGGACGGGGTATATCGATACGTCAGTTGGGATTCCGCTATTAGAAGTGCGAGCGCGAGCAATTGCACCGCTAGATGGACATAATCATGGAGCGGGCAATCCCCATTACTGGCTCGATCCGTTCAATGCTCAGACCATGACTGGAGCAATCATGGAAGGCTTATCGCGAATTGATCCGGATCATGCCACCCTCTATGAAACCAACCGAGCCGCATTTCTCACTCAACTTGATGTCAAACTTGCAGAGTGGGAACAACATCTAGCCTCTTATCAAGGGCAACCTGTGATTGCTTATCACAATAGTTGGCCCTACTTAGCACGTCGCTTTCGGCTAAACGTAGTGGACTATATCGAACCGAAACCAGGAGTTCCCCCCAGCCCGACTCACCTTGCCAATTTGCTACGTGAGATCAAAGAGCAAC
The sequence above is drawn from the Trichocoleus sp. genome and encodes:
- a CDS encoding acetamidase/formamidase family protein, producing MSLIVFAVVFATAAFAQQTQQMDAKAVEAQLRQTTAGYPGKVHLLPATMETTQWGWFDNAQPPVMEIDSGDTVVLETMMHSHNQVIPGKTVDELKKLRTDFPGRGPHTITGPIYVRGAAPGDVLKVDILRVVPRAYAANFNLPGLFGLFPDRFQDGQVKYLYLDMDQKTAKFSPEIEIPLAPFPGTLGVARAEPGQYSTVPPGPYGGNLDIRDIVAGTTLYLPVFVDGALLWTGDSHAAQGNGEINLTALETAFKELVLNVSVIKGQSLEYPRGETPTDWITIGINESLDLALEMAKAETTKFLSEQRGISTEDAAALMSEVSDCRISQVVNRVRGIHCLNPKNLRAEKDVQYPTASTAEYFVTSDRGSDLNQVMANASMAMIELLQREKGVSRLDAYALASMRMDCRLSKMDAEEKGLSCLLPKSIWVND
- a CDS encoding metal ABC transporter substrate-binding protein is translated as MVTTTSDLKSLVEFVGGDRVRVRSIALPAQDPHSFEPKPSNFQQLKAADLVVKVGLDHDLWIDQMLAEVGTSAIRRGGTGYIDTSVGIPLLEVRARAIAPLDGHNHGAGNPHYWLDPFNAQTMTGAIMEGLSRIDPDHATLYETNRAAFLTQLDVKLAEWEQHLASYQGQPVIAYHNSWPYLARRFRLNVVDYIEPKPGVPPSPTHLANLLREIKEQHISLIIKEPYESDQIPRLLSRKTGATVATLVSSVGAVPQAQNYFSLFDYNIKALVEAFNG